One genomic region from Candidatus Babeliales bacterium encodes:
- a CDS encoding helix-hairpin-helix domain-containing protein — protein sequence MTNKQLQEIPGVGPSIAQDLWDLGIRKIGDLRLRNPEQMYKELCALRGMHIDRCVLYVFRCAVYYASHDKHTPALLKWWNWKD from the coding sequence AAACAGCTCCAAGAAATTCCTGGGGTTGGACCAAGTATTGCGCAAGACCTTTGGGATCTTGGCATACGCAAGATTGGTGACTTGCGCCTCCGCAACCCAGAGCAGATGTACAAAGAATTATGCGCTCTGCGTGGAATGCATATCGATCGTTGTGTTTTGTATGTTTTTCGATGTGCTGTATATTATGCGTCACATGATAAACACACCCCAGCATTACTTAAATGGTGGAATTGGAAAGACTAA
- a CDS encoding TVP38/TMEM64 family protein, translating to MNTKYRNRIIILVLLISAFGLLHYFGFTSYLSTTYLKEFAENAREFASDNYMSSVLSFIGLLTLLLAFSIPAGILVPIIGGFLFGWIPGAFYSVIGATLGATCSFLMARYFIGDYIHERYTKRLEKFNTELNNYGYLYLIGLHFFPVTPFFILNILAGATNISAKTFMWTTLVGVTPAYLIYSYIGQQLISIENFTAMVSTKIIAAFIVLKILSLTTLLLGRFGIRRHS from the coding sequence ATGAACACAAAATACCGCAATAGAATCATCATTCTTGTTCTTTTAATATCCGCTTTCGGATTACTACATTATTTTGGCTTTACTTCGTATCTTTCAACGACATATTTGAAAGAGTTTGCAGAGAATGCTCGTGAGTTTGCTAGTGACAATTATATGTCATCTGTCCTTTCATTCATTGGCTTATTGACACTCTTGCTAGCATTTTCGATACCTGCTGGCATTCTAGTTCCAATCATCGGAGGGTTTTTGTTTGGCTGGATTCCGGGAGCTTTCTATTCCGTTATTGGAGCCACGCTTGGAGCAACGTGCTCGTTTCTTATGGCTCGCTATTTTATTGGCGATTACATTCACGAACGCTATACAAAACGGCTTGAAAAATTCAATACTGAGTTGAATAACTATGGCTACCTGTATCTAATAGGTTTGCACTTTTTTCCCGTAACTCCATTTTTCATTCTCAATATTTTAGCTGGTGCAACAAACATTTCCGCCAAGACCTTTATGTGGACAACTCTGGTAGGAGTCACGCCAGCGTACCTGATTTATAGCTATATTGGACAACAATTGATTTCTATAGAAAACTTCACTGCCATGGTTTCTACTAAAATTATTGCCGCATTTATTGTTCTCAAAATCCTTTCGCTCACCACACTGCTTCTTGGAAGATTTGGCATACGGAGACACTCATAA